One Oscillospiraceae bacterium genomic window, GCGGCTCAGACGGCCTGTTTCCGAAGGACTTGGCACGGGCGAATGAAGCATTGTCACTGTCACGTATGACATTTACGCATGCCATGGCGCGGGTGCTGTTGTTAGAGCAGATTTACCGTGCCTGTATGATTCGCATCGGAAAGAAGTATCATAAATAATGTAGAGGATGCCGCGCCTGCGCGGCTCCTACGAAACAAGGAGAATAAGCATGAAACATGAAAATATGGCGCTGCTCACCACTATGGACAACACAAACCTGGAAGTCGACTCACTCTGCGCGTTGCTCAACTCATGTGATATTGATACCTATGCCATGCCGGCTGATAACAATGGCATTACGCAAATCTTGCTCGGACAGTCGATGCAAAACCGTTTTGGCTTTGATGTCTACGTGTCAGCGGACAAGTTGCAAGAGGCAAAAGATATTCTCGCCGCGCCGCCGGTGTTTGAAGACGATGAGGAATAATGCATAGAGGCGGGTGCTTGGCCGCTTCCGCAGGCGAAAATAACAGGAGGTGCTTGTTGTACATGACATACCAAAAAAACTACCGCCATTGGCTAACCTCCCCCACTCTCACCGCCGATGAACGCGCTTATTTGCAAGGCTTGAATGATAAACAAATTGAAGCACTCTTTTTCGCGCCGTTGTCATTTGGCACGGCAGGGTTGCGCGGCGTGATGGACATTGGCCTGCACGCCATGAATGTGCACATCGTGCGCCATGCCACGCAGGCATTAGCCGATTTGGTGTTGCGGGAAAAAGAGGAGAGCCCGGTGGTTGTCATCGGTTATGACTGTCGTGAAAATAGTAAAGAATTCGCTCACGCCGCCGCGTCCGTGCTGGCCAACAACGGCATTGCCGTCAAGCTATTTTCCGAGCTTTGCCCCACGCCGCAAGTGTCGTTTGCCATTCGGCATTACGGTGCGATGGCCGGTATCAATATTACGGCATCGCACAATCCGCGTGAATATAACGGCTATAAAGTTTACTGGCGCGACGGCGCGCAATTGCCCACCGCCCACGCCGCGCAAATGGCTGATGTTATGGCAGGGCTGGATGTTTTGGAAAACTCGGCGCGTCATGTCGAGTGCCAAAATGCGGATTTACTCACAATACTGGGCCAAGAAACCGACAGATTGTTCCTGGACTGTGTGCTGGCACAGCGCAAGCGCGCAACACCGCCGGACAAGCAACTCAGCCTTCTCTACACACCATTCCACGGTGCCGGCTACCGCCTTGTACCGCAAGTTTTGCGCGAGGCGGGTTACACGCAAGTGCAACTTGTACCTGAGCAATCGATACCCGACGGTACGTTCCCGACCGTCAAATCGCCCAACCCTGAAAACATCGAAGGCTTTGCGCTGGCTATTGAGCAAGCCAAAGTGGAGGGCATTGACGTCATCATTGGGACCGACCCAGATGCCGATAGAGTCGGTGTAATTGTAAGAGAGGGTGAAAAATACAAAGCCCTGTCCGGAAATCAGATTGGCGTCATGCTGGCCGATTACTTAATAAAAAACACGTCCAAGGAAACCGAACAAATGCCTTGCGTCATTACAACCATCGTCAGTACGCGCATGATTGATGTCATCTGCAAAGCGCATGACGTGCCGCTATTCCGCACCTTTACCGGCTTTAAGTACATCGCCAGCGTGATGGAGCAGCACGCCGATACCCATAGTTTGTTGCTCGGGTTCGAAGAATCTTTTGGATATATGACAGGCGATTTCTGCCGCGATAAAGACGCCGTGACGGCGTCACTGCTCATTGTTGAAATGGCGCACTGGTATGCTGCGCAAGATATGACGCTGGCCGATGGCTTGGCGGCATTATACGCGCAATACGGCAATTATCGCGAAGAGACAGTTAATCTAGTCATGCCCGGCGTCGACGGCTTAACCAAAATGAGAGACTTGATGCACAACCTGCGCCGCAACCCGCCACAATGCATTGCCGCTGCGGCAGTTAAGGAAAAAATTGACTACAATAACGGCATCAATGGCCTGCCGCCCTCAAACGTATTACAATTCGAGCTAGCCGACGGCACGACAATCCTCGTGCGCCCCTCCGGCACTGAGCCAAAAGTCAAAGTATATATTCTGTCATCGCATCAAGAGATTGAAACATATGTAGTTTGGGCGAAACAATTAGCAGGATAAATATAAAAGACGGCAACTCGCCGTCTTTTTCTAACCACTTACCTAAAAACGCTTGCAATTTCACTGAAATTGCGCCATACTGCAATCACAGGAAGGAGGTCGCTCATTTGAGGTTTCGCATCGAATACATAGACTTGGCAGAAGATGAGGAAATTATTCTGCGCTGCCATAGTCTTGATGAAAACATTCGTCGTCACTGCCAAGCCATTGAGGCAATGCTCGACGAACGACCTGCCATCGTGTATACCAAAGGCGAGCAGGAGTTTTACCTGATTAGTCGTGACATCCTGTACTTCGAAACCCAGGGGGAAACAGTGTACGCCCATACGGCAAAGGATCTGTTCAAGGTTAATTATCGACTCTATCAGCTCGAAAGTATGCTGCCGCCGGAATTTCTGCGCATCAGCAAATCAACCATCGCCAATACGGCGCGGATATTATCGCTGACCAAAAGTGTATCATCAAACACTATCCAGTTTGCCGGTTCAAACAAAGAAGTCCATGTATCACGGTTCTATTTTAAGGAATTGAAGCAAAAACTAAGCCAAAGGAGAGGGTAACAATGAGAATGACTTTTGGCGCTTACCAAGAACTTGCCATGGTTAAGCAGCGTGCCATGCATGAGCACGAGCGACGGGATATGCGCCTGGCCATTCTGTTTCAAGGCATGGGCGGAACAATCAAGCCGCGCCGGCGAACAAAAAGGAGTGGGAAATATGAAAAGTAAACAGAATAATATCATACTGGGGTTAATCTTCCTCGCGACAGCTGCCGTAGTTATCTTGAATATCATCGGCATCGTCGAATTCGGATTTTGGACCATTATTCTTACCGTATTATTTGGTGGTGGCGTTATCTACCATACGGCATACCGCGAGTGGTTCGGCATGTTCTTCTGTTTAGGCGCGCTGACATGGGTATACCGCGATTTAATCTATGAGCATACCGGCATCGTGGTTCGCTTCTGGCCGCTGGTTGGCGTAGCGCTTTTGTTGGCAGTGGGGTTTCGCTTCCTGTTTGGTAAAGGGAAGGGCAAGCAAGGTATTTTTAGTAACTGGGACGTAAATGTTGATTTCAGCGACGACGATGACGTCATCATCGGCAATGTAGGGTCATCGAGCGATGAAAACGCCCCCGGCGAGCGTGTGTATTTTAAGGAAAGTTTCAGTGGCAGCACCAAGTTTGTTACGTCGGACAACTTGTCTTATGTTGGCATTATCAATAAATTTAGCGGCATAGAAGTGCATTTGGAGCAGGCAACGCTGGCGCCCGATGGCGCGACGGTTGCCATCGAAAACAAATTCGGCGGTGTAGAAATTTATGTGCCTCATGGCTGGAATATTGTTACTAAGGCAAACAGCTTTTGTGGCGGCTTGGAAACACCAAATCAGCCGTGGAAGGAAGGCGCACCGACACTGACAATTGTCGGGCGCAATCAATTCGGCGGTGTAGAGGTCAATATTGTGTAAGGGGTCATATCATGAAAAAACAAACCAACATCTTTTGGGGACTTATCGCTATCGCTGCCGCTGCATTAATCATTATCAACATTGTTGTACAGCCGCTGCCCATGAGCCCGCTCTCTATTGTCCTCACGGTCTTGTTAGGCGTCGGATTTATCTATAAAGCCATTCGCCGTGAATGGGGCAGTGCTTTCTTCTTCGCCGGTTGGTTGACATGGCTGTACCGCGAACCCATTTACAACGCAACGGATGTGCGTCTGAGCATCTGGACGATTTTTGGTGTCATGTTATTGTTGAGTATTGGGTTTAGGATGCTGTTCGGCAAGCGTAAACACACCTTTTTCGATATCGCCGGCGTTAACATAAGCTTTGATGCCGACGAAACAGGCGATAAAGATGAAATCATCATTGAGGCAGAAGAGGACTGAGAACGCCTGCCATTTCTTCACCAAAAATTCGCACGGCACGAATGGCCTCGCTCAAACAGTTGCCCGAACTGCCAACCTCAAGCAACAGTGAGCCTGTCGTGGCATGTTGATTAAATCGCCCGTTGCGCATCAAAATTGGGCGCATACTGTTCGGGACACGCGCCAATACTGCCTGTTGCAGCTGTGCGGCAAAAGCCAGATTTTCGCGCCAATGCGGAAATGGCTGCCCACTGCCGCTGCTGCCCATCACAAACATCATCTGCGCGTGATTTTCCCCATTATATTTTGTCACAGCACTATAAATTGTACCATCGTCGCGCATAATTGAATCCCGGTGAATGTCAATAACAATAGCTATGCTTGGATAGCGCTCAATATAGCTTTCGATGCTCTCTAATGCGCGGCTATATGCGCCGGCAAATGTTGGGAAATCATAGATCGTACGGTCGTGCAGTACGTTAAACCCGTGTGCCGTCAGCACTCGCGCCAATTCGTCGCCGATGCGCACAACATTAAAGTTCGCATCATCGGTACGCTCCACATCAGTCGGAACGTACCAATTTTGTTCATTGGGGAAAAATGCTTCGGTCGTATGTGTATGAATAAGCAAAACCTGCGGTTGATTGCGCTGCAAATTGAGGTTGAGCGGCGCATTGAGCAGCAGTTCGACGTCAATATCATAAGAAGTGCCATTGCGGACAAAGACATCGCCGTAAGTTACAAAACCGTTGGCGTTGGCCGGAATAAATGATCCTTCACGCACACGATAAGCCCGCCGATCGGGCTCAAACGGCGGAAAATCAAGCTGTGGCATAAGCACGGGGAAGACAGAGGGCGCAATACCATCCACAGCCGTTGCGGTATGCGCCGGGATCGGCACACTGCCTGTATCATTCGGCACATCAAGGTTCGCTGCCGGCGGTTGTCCGTCGTCTTCTACGTATACTGTATTAAAATTCAGCCATCGCCCCAACGCCGCCGACTGCCAAGCAATGGCATGTCGGGCTTCAAGGCGTGGTGGTGCAAAAAGTGCGCTCTGTGAGGCAATGGAGGCTTGAAAGAGACTTGTTCGCCGAGCTGGCGTATTGAGCGAAACGTTGCCAGTCAATAATATGTACAATATTGCTGTCAAGAAAGTCAGCACAGTTATGGGAAAAATGATTCGCTGTATATAAGGGTGGACACCGTTTGCTCGTTGTTTTGGTAGCGTGTAGGGTCGGTGAGGTTGCATACATGTTCTCCTTTGTTCTTGTAAGAGCGAACACAGTTCGCCCCTACGACTATATGCGCCTGTCCTCGCGGATATGCTTGTAGGGTGCATAACCTGGTCGCTCCGAGAGGGAAAGCGCATTGCGTGCTGCATGGCTGCGCCTTTATGGCTTCAAAGTTATTTAACGGTTGCCTGCGGCAGCGCTATGCCAAAAATCCCCTGACATCGGCTAACGTAAACTCTTTATGCAAGGCCAAACTAATACCATATCCCACCACCCGCGCCACTTCTTTAACCAATGCATCAATATCCTTGGGCGTGACGATTAAGCTGCCGCCGTAATCGTTAAGCGCCTGCGGGTCAACTTCCCCTTGTCCTGCTTCTTCAAGTAGATCGGCGGCCAGCGTTGCTGCATCAACAACAGTCGGAATGCCGACGGCAATAACCGGTACGCCCAGTGTCTGCGCATTCAATGCTGCCCGTGCATTGCCAACGCCCGAGCCGGGCACAATGCCGGTGTCGCAAATCTGCACCGTCCGGCAAAGTCGCGATAACTTACGGCTGGCCAGTGCGTCAACGACCAGCAGACAATCGGGATGCATGCTGTCAACAACGCCACGAATAACATCGGCACTCTCCATGCCCGTTGATGCCAATACGCCGGGACTTAACGCCGAAACCGGCCGCAGCGCCCCAAAATGTTCGGGATATTTCTGCACTAAGTGCCGTGTCACCACAGTACTTTCGACAGCAAGCGGCCCGACGGCGTCGGGCGTAATGTTCTTGTTGCCCAATCCAACAATCAGTACCGCCGTGGCATTGGAAGGAAGAAGCTGTGTGATGTGTTGCGCTGCGGCGTAGGTGCTGTTGTCAAAAGCCTGCGCATCATGCCTGCGCAGTGACGGTAGCTCAATGGTAACATACTGTCCGGCGGGCTTGCCCAACGCCCTTTCACCGCGCTCATCGAGAATACGAACGGTGTGAACATCACAATCAAAGGCGTGACTGTCCGAAATGTCAACACCTTCAAGCGCAGTTGATTGTTGCTCCTGCCATAGTTCGTGCGACTCAACGGCAAGATCGGTGCGGATTTGCGGCATAAAAAATCTCCTTTATACAAATTAGGGGTTGTACTTTGGTAGGCAGGCGTGATATAATAATACTGAAAGCGAGCGCATGAGTTTTGCCGTGAAAAATGCTGCGAACGCGCCGCCAATGAAGTTCAAATCTAAAAAGGAGGCTACTATGAAAGACGTAAAAGACTTGAAAGGTACAAAGACTGAAAAGAATTTGCACGAGGCGTTTGCCGGTGAGAGCATGGCGCGCAACAAGTACACCTATTATGCAAGCAAGGCCAAGAAAGAAGGCTATGAGCAAATTGCCGCCATCTTTACCGCGACGGCTGACAACGAGCGGGAGCACGCTAAAATTTGGTTCAAGCTGCTCGAAGGCGGCGAAATTGAGAGTACCGATAAAAACTTGGCGGCGGCCGCCGCGGGTGAGCGGTATGAGTGGACCGACATGTATAAAACATTCGCTGAAGAAGCCGCCGAAGAGGGCTTTGATAAGATTGCATCGCTGTTTACAATGGTGGCAAAAATTGAAGCCCAGCACGAAGCGCGATATAATAAATTGCTCGAACGCGTCAAAACCGGCGGTGTGTTTACCCGCGATAACGATATCTTATGGGTTTGCCGCAATTGCGGCCATTCGCACAAAGTCGATGTTGCGCCAGACATATGCCCCGTTTGTGCCCACCCCAAAGCATATTTTGAGGCGTACGCAGATAACTATTAAGAGTATTGAACATCGTAAGGGCGGGGCAACCCGCCCTTTTTCGCGCATCCCTTATAAAGAGGTTATTTGTGAAGCGTGTTTGCTCACCAAATAAGCTTTGGCGCGGCGTGCATCCTGCGGCGCGACATCAATTTTCATGGTAACTTCGGTGCTGTAAATGTCGTTAAAGATATAAGGAAACAATCCCGTCGGCCGTTGTGGTTGACGGGGCAAAACTTGCATGGCGTTGACCGCCACGCCTGTATCGCGCAAATTGCGCAGCGCCCACTCAGCAGTATCGGCATCCTCAAAATTGGCAATGATGACAGACATAGGGCTCTCCTTATCGCGGAGCGTTGTGCTCCATAACACAGTCTTTGCAAAATTTCGCCGATTATCCAAAAAAAATGCTTGACTTTACCAGCCTCACATGCTATACTTCTCTGTATCGCGTCAAACGGGTTACACAAGATGTAGCGGTGAACGGTGTTTGCCCGCATACACACCCTAAGAGCGGCTTGACAAAACATTCGAGAGGAAGAACACATGAAAGCAATCATTGAAACCGGCGGTAAGCAGTTTACCGTCAGCGAAGGCGACATCGTTTATGTCGAAACATTGGGGGCTGAAGAGGGCGAAACAGTCACGTTTGATCGAGTGCTTGCCATCATCGACGGTGACGGCATTACAGCAGGTGCACCGACGCTCAAAGGCTCAAAAGTAACGGGCAAACTCATCAAAAACGGCAAACAGCGCAAAGTCGTCGTCTATAAGATGAAGCGCCGGAAAGGCTATCGCCGCAAGCAAGGGCATCGCCAGCAGTATTCGAAAGTGCAAATCGAAACCATCGCACCGTGACAACGCTGACATTCAGCCTGCGTGGCGATGACATCATCGCCGTGTCCGTCGAGGGCCATGCGGGGTACGCCGAGTCGGGCGAAGACATTGTATGCGCCGGCATCAGTGCGTTAGTGCAGATGGTCGATTGCCAGCTGTATATGCTGGAAACCGATGCCGACATGTCAGTTGACGAAGAGACAGCGCGCATTATGATCAAAGTCGGCAATAAAGAAGCCATTACAAAAGCGCAATTGCCATTACACGCGCTGATGGTGGTCGCCAAATCGTGGCAAGAAGAATATACTGATTTTATTTCAGTTCAGGAGGTCAAATTACTATGATGAATATTAGTTTACAATTTTTCGCCCATAAGAAGGGCGTTGGCTCGACCAAAAACGGTCGTGACTCTGAATCTAAGCGCCTCGGCCCCAAGCGCGCCGACGGACAAATGGTACTGGCAGGCAATATCCTGGTGCGCCAACGCGGCACACGCATTCATCCGGGCAACAATGTAGGCATTGGGCGTGACGATACGCTGTTTGCCTTGACAAGTGGTCGTGTGCGCTTTGAGCGTATGGGACGTGACCGCAAGAAAGTCTCGGTTTACGCGGAATAAATTTTAACATAAATTTATCATGCAGAATGCAGAATTGGGATGCCGCCGTCTACGGGCGCGTAACTCTGCGTTCTGCATTTTACATTGACGCCATGTAGGAGATGCGCCTCTGTGCGCTTCGCCGATAAGCATATAATTGAGAGGTTACTCATGTTTATTGATAAGGTCAAAATTACAATCAAAGCAGGTCGAGGTGGCGATGGGTCGATCAGTTTTCGCCGTGAAAAATACGTTGCCGCCGGCGGCCCCGACGGCGGCGATGGCGGACGCGGCGGCAGTGTCTACGTTGAAGTTGACGGGCATCTCAGCACCTTACGTGACATCCATTACAAACGTCACTACGCTGCCGGCAACGGTGCGCCGGGTAGCGGCAAGAAGTTTTACGGCAAGGACGGTGACGATATTGTCATCCGCGTACCGCGTGGCACAGTTATTTACGATGCCGAGAGCCGGCTCGTTATCCAGGACATGAGCCTGTTGCCCGAAAATGAGAAATTTTTGCTCGCCAAAGGCGGGCGCGGCGGCTGGGGCAACAAAAAATTTGCCACACCGACACGGCAAGCGCCTCGCTTTGCCAAAGCCGGATTGCCTGGGCAGTCGTGCGAAGTCATTTTAGAACTGAAAATGCTGGCCGATGCCGGATTGGTCGGTTTCCCTAACGTGGGCAAATCAACACTGCTGTCAGTTGTGTCGGGGGCTAAGCCCAAGATTGCCAACTATCACTTCACAACGCTGACGCCGCACCTGGGTGTCGTTCATGTACGTGAAGAGCAAAGCTTTGTCCTCGCCGATATCCCCGGCCTTATCGAGGGTGCTGCTGACGGGCATGGTTTGGGGCATGACTTCTTGCGCCATGTTGACCGCTGCCGCCTATTGATACATGTCATCGACGTATCGGGCAGCGAAGGCCGCGATCCGTTGAAAGACTATCACGCTATCATGGCCGAACTTCAAGCCTTCAGCCCTGAATTGGCAGCGCGTCCGCAGTTGATTGCGGCAAATAAAATAGATTTGATCCCCGCCGCAGAAGGCGTGCACCCAGGCATTCCAAATGAGTTCATACAAGCCATGCAAGCCATGGGACACCAAGTCTTCCCCGTCAGTGCCGCCACGCAGCAAGGGGTGCGCGAACTCGTATCCGCTGCCATGGAAGCCCTTGGTGACCTACCCCCCATTGCTATGTATGAGTCGCAAACAGCGGTTGCCGGCGTGTCGCTCGGCACACCCGAAGACACCGAAATTGTCAAAGAGGGTGAAGATCTTTGGCTGCTCAGCGGCATCTGGTTGTCACATCTTTGCGCCAACGTCAATTTTGATGACTATGAATCGCGCATGTACTTTAACCGTACGCTGCAACGTTTCGGCATCTACGAGATGTTAGAAAAACAAGGCGTGCAAGAAGGCGATACGATAAGTGTGTATGATATTGAATTTGTGTATGAGATATAGTGCTGTCGCCGACTAATTCGGGGTCAATTCCGCAAGGAATTGCGCGGCAGTCACAATCGCGCTTGTGGCGTTGCCGATAGAAGTAAAAAGGGGGTTCCCGCAAAATTGCTTTGTGGGAGAAAACACCATGGCAGGACATTCTAAATGGAACAACATAAAGCACCGCAAAGGCAAATCTGATGCCCAACGGGCAAAGATCTTCACCAAGTTGTCGCGTGAAATTATCGTAGCTGTGCGCGAAGGCGGCGGCGACCCGTCCGCCAATGCCAAATTGCGTGATGTCATGGCCAAAGCCCGTGCCGCCAACGTGCCTAATGACAACATCAAGCGCGTCATCGATAAAGCTGCCGGCAATCAAAATAGTACCAACTACGAGTCGATTACGTATGAGGGCTATGGCCCGTGTGGCGTGGCCGTCATTGTTGAAACACTGACCGACAACCGCGTACGTACCGTTGCCGAAGTTCGCCACGCTTTCGACAAGTACGGCGGAAACATGGGTGCGGCCGGTTGTGTGGCATGGTCTTTTGACGCCAAGGGCATTCTCATTGTTGAGCGCGATGGCGTGGATGAAGAAGCACTCATGCTCGCGGTTCTTGACGCCGGCGCAGAAGACATCGAAACACTTGGCGAGGTTTATCAAATCACCACAACGCCCGAACGTTTCACTATTGTGCGCGACGCGTTGACTAACTATGCTTTTGTCAGTGCACAAATTGAAAAAGTACCGCAAACTACGGCAAATATCGACGACGAAAAAGATAAAGCCAAAATGCAAAAATTGCTCGACGCACTGGAAGACAATGACGACGTGCAAGATGTATGGCATAATTGGGCTGTGTAGGAATGATCACTCCCACAATAACAAATATTTTCGCCCCAAGGAGGTGACCCAACCATGCAAGATGAAACGCTTGCCCAGGCGACAGTCGCCTGCGAAACTGAAATCATAAAAAAAGCTCGTGCCGACATGAACGTCGATGGCGTGTATCAAGACTATGAGCTGATCTTGACACACGAAACATTGACCGTCGTGACATATGAAATACAAGAACAGACTCGCATCTTCGCCGGCTTTCCCGGCACGAAGTTGCTTCCTCCGCCGCCAAAAGTCGTGCAGTCGGTCGATGAATACGCGGTCAGCGATATCAGTGAACCGGTGATAGGAGATTTGGTCAGCGGCGGTGTGATTTCTGTTGAAATCAACGGCCAGGCCAAGGCTTTGTGTGCCACAACAAACCTATACAAAGCCGAGTGTGCAAAACTTATCGCAGTGCTTGAAAAGTTGTGTAAAAGCGAAGACTTGCCCGAAGAAGAAAAAGAAGACGAACGCGTCTGCCCGCGTTGCGGCACAGTCTATCCCGAGGAGGGACGCGCCGTCTGCATGCATTGCATAAACCGTGGTACGCTGTTTATTCGTACGTTGCGCTATTTTATGCCATACAAGAAACAATTTATTCCGCTGTTTATCTGCATTTTGGGTGTTGCGGCGCTGAGTATTGTATGGCCGTATTTGTCTGGTCAAGTGCTGTACGATCAAGTGTTGCGCGGTGGTGGCCTGCCGTGGATAGACATTTCCAGCCCCTATACGCAGTTGCTCATTCTGGCATTGTCGATGGTGGCCGTACGCGTTGTGCAGCAATTGTTCGGCATCATTCAAGGTCGCATTATCGCAAAAATCGTGCCCTATGTTGTGCGCAGCATCAAAGAAAAGACTTTCGCCGCACTTGAAAAGCTGTCGATTTCATTCTTCGCCAAGCGCCAAACCGGTGCACTCATGACCCGCGTACTCGAAGATGCAGAACAAGTAGCCGGATTTTTTATCGACGGTTTGCCTTTCTTATTTGTCAACACCATGACGATACTGGCATCCATCGGTATCATGCTGGCCATCAACTGGAAAATGGCGATTGCCACCATCGTTGCTATGCCGCTGATGTTGCTGATACACTTGTGGTTGGGTCCTGCCTTTTGGAACATGGTGGGGCGGCGGCATCGTGCCCGCCGGCGCATGGTCAGCCAAGTCAACGACAATATCACCGGCGCGCGTGTCGTCAAAGCTTTTGGCCAGCAGTCCAAAGAAATGGGGCGTTTTGACAGAACCAACCGCCGCGTGCGTGACTCTGAAATGTCATTGGTTAAAGTCGACTCACTTTACACCGCGCTCTACTTTGCCTGTCATACATTGATACAATTGACCGTTTGGATTGTCGGCTCAATTCTCGTGCTCAACAACGAGCCTGGTTTCTCATTCGGCACGCTCATCACGTTCATCAATTACACCGCGCTGTTGATAGGTCCCATCGAATTTTTCAGCTTCGTTGTGCGTTGGTGGGCCAATTCCATGAACT contains:
- a CDS encoding cell wall-active antibiotics response protein, whose amino-acid sequence is MKSKQNNIILGLIFLATAAVVILNIIGIVEFGFWTIILTVLFGGGVIYHTAYREWFGMFFCLGALTWVYRDLIYEHTGIVVRFWPLVGVALLLAVGFRFLFGKGKGKQGIFSNWDVNVDFSDDDDVIIGNVGSSSDENAPGERVYFKESFSGSTKFVTSDNLSYVGIINKFSGIEVHLEQATLAPDGATVAIENKFGGVEIYVPHGWNIVTKANSFCGGLETPNQPWKEGAPTLTIVGRNQFGGVEVNIV
- a CDS encoding stage II sporulation protein P, which gives rise to MQPHRPYTLPKQRANGVHPYIQRIIFPITVLTFLTAILYILLTGNVSLNTPARRTSLFQASIASQSALFAPPRLEARHAIAWQSAALGRWLNFNTVYVEDDGQPPAANLDVPNDTGSVPIPAHTATAVDGIAPSVFPVLMPQLDFPPFEPDRRAYRVREGSFIPANANGFVTYGDVFVRNGTSYDIDVELLLNAPLNLNLQRNQPQVLLIHTHTTEAFFPNEQNWYVPTDVERTDDANFNVVRIGDELARVLTAHGFNVLHDRTIYDFPTFAGAYSRALESIESYIERYPSIAIVIDIHRDSIMRDDGTIYSAVTKYNGENHAQMMFVMGSSGSGQPFPHWRENLAFAAQLQQAVLARVPNSMRPILMRNGRFNQHATTGSLLLEVGSSGNCLSEAIRAVRIFGEEMAGVLSPLLPQ
- the gpr gene encoding GPR endopeptidase — protein: MPQIRTDLAVESHELWQEQQSTALEGVDISDSHAFDCDVHTVRILDERGERALGKPAGQYVTIELPSLRRHDAQAFDNSTYAAAQHITQLLPSNATAVLIVGLGNKNITPDAVGPLAVESTVVTRHLVQKYPEHFGALRPVSALSPGVLASTGMESADVIRGVVDSMHPDCLLVVDALASRKLSRLCRTVQICDTGIVPGSGVGNARAALNAQTLGVPVIAVGIPTVVDAATLAADLLEEAGQGEVDPQALNDYGGSLIVTPKDIDALVKEVARVVGYGISLALHKEFTLADVRGFLA
- the obgE gene encoding GTPase ObgE, whose protein sequence is MFIDKVKITIKAGRGGDGSISFRREKYVAAGGPDGGDGGRGGSVYVEVDGHLSTLRDIHYKRHYAAGNGAPGSGKKFYGKDGDDIVIRVPRGTVIYDAESRLVIQDMSLLPENEKFLLAKGGRGGWGNKKFATPTRQAPRFAKAGLPGQSCEVILELKMLADAGLVGFPNVGKSTLLSVVSGAKPKIANYHFTTLTPHLGVVHVREEQSFVLADIPGLIEGAADGHGLGHDFLRHVDRCRLLIHVIDVSGSEGRDPLKDYHAIMAELQAFSPELAARPQLIAANKIDLIPAAEGVHPGIPNEFIQAMQAMGHQVFPVSAATQQGVRELVSAAMEALGDLPPIAMYESQTAVAGVSLGTPEDTEIVKEGEDLWLLSGIWLSHLCANVNFDDYESRMYFNRTLQRFGIYEMLEKQGVQEGDTISVYDIEFVYEI
- a CDS encoding YebC/PmpR family DNA-binding transcriptional regulator; translation: MAGHSKWNNIKHRKGKSDAQRAKIFTKLSREIIVAVREGGGDPSANAKLRDVMAKARAANVPNDNIKRVIDKAAGNQNSTNYESITYEGYGPCGVAVIVETLTDNRVRTVAEVRHAFDKYGGNMGAAGCVAWSFDAKGILIVERDGVDEEALMLAVLDAGAEDIETLGEVYQITTTPERFTIVRDALTNYAFVSAQIEKVPQTTANIDDEKDKAKMQKLLDALEDNDDVQDVWHNWAV
- the rpmA gene encoding 50S ribosomal protein L27, whose protein sequence is MMNISLQFFAHKKGVGSTKNGRDSESKRLGPKRADGQMVLAGNILVRQRGTRIHPGNNVGIGRDDTLFALTSGRVRFERMGRDRKKVSVYAE
- a CDS encoding ribosomal-processing cysteine protease Prp, translated to MTTLTFSLRGDDIIAVSVEGHAGYAESGEDIVCAGISALVQMVDCQLYMLETDADMSVDEETARIMIKVGNKEAITKAQLPLHALMVVAKSWQEEYTDFISVQEVKLL
- a CDS encoding rubrerythrin family protein; the encoded protein is MKDVKDLKGTKTEKNLHEAFAGESMARNKYTYYASKAKKEGYEQIAAIFTATADNEREHAKIWFKLLEGGEIESTDKNLAAAAAGERYEWTDMYKTFAEEAAEEGFDKIASLFTMVAKIEAQHEARYNKLLERVKTGGVFTRDNDILWVCRNCGHSHKVDVAPDICPVCAHPKAYFEAYADNY
- a CDS encoding phospho-sugar mutase, encoding MTYQKNYRHWLTSPTLTADERAYLQGLNDKQIEALFFAPLSFGTAGLRGVMDIGLHAMNVHIVRHATQALADLVLREKEESPVVVIGYDCRENSKEFAHAAASVLANNGIAVKLFSELCPTPQVSFAIRHYGAMAGINITASHNPREYNGYKVYWRDGAQLPTAHAAQMADVMAGLDVLENSARHVECQNADLLTILGQETDRLFLDCVLAQRKRATPPDKQLSLLYTPFHGAGYRLVPQVLREAGYTQVQLVPEQSIPDGTFPTVKSPNPENIEGFALAIEQAKVEGIDVIIGTDPDADRVGVIVREGEKYKALSGNQIGVMLADYLIKNTSKETEQMPCVITTIVSTRMIDVICKAHDVPLFRTFTGFKYIASVMEQHADTHSLLLGFEESFGYMTGDFCRDKDAVTASLLIVEMAHWYAAQDMTLADGLAALYAQYGNYREETVNLVMPGVDGLTKMRDLMHNLRRNPPQCIAAAAVKEKIDYNNGINGLPPSNVLQFELADGTTILVRPSGTEPKVKVYILSSHQEIETYVVWAKQLAG
- the rplU gene encoding 50S ribosomal protein L21, encoding MKAIIETGGKQFTVSEGDIVYVETLGAEEGETVTFDRVLAIIDGDGITAGAPTLKGSKVTGKLIKNGKQRKVVVYKMKRRKGYRRKQGHRQQYSKVQIETIAP
- a CDS encoding LytTR family transcriptional regulator; this translates as MRFRIEYIDLAEDEEIILRCHSLDENIRRHCQAIEAMLDERPAIVYTKGEQEFYLISRDILYFETQGETVYAHTAKDLFKVNYRLYQLESMLPPEFLRISKSTIANTARILSLTKSVSSNTIQFAGSNKEVHVSRFYFKELKQKLSQRRG